The genome window atttgtcaataaaaaaataaacatacaacTAATTAGAGAGAAAGTTAAAATACAATTAGTCATATATTTTGAATTGTACcttaattttacttttgtttttgtgACCTAAATTTTGAGAACTATGGTTTTagagttttcaatttcgatttgatgtcaattttttttaaatatgtatttttttgtatCTTTTGAAAAAGATATAATGATAGAGCATATATTCTAAAAACacatttctttatctttatattaataaataaaagtaaagaagtgTTGGAGGGAAGTCTTATACATTTGAGTGGGAAattttggataatttatttCTATAATTCTAATTAGTATCAAGTTATTattataagtatttaaaattttgaataattagaTTATTTATTATCAACCTGATTTGAAAttctaaacaattaaatttatgataactaataaatataaattaattattaataaaagtaagggatgagaaaaaagttaagggattaacaacataaataaaaagtttagggattaatttttttaaaaagtttagggACAAAAAGGTATAATTTgaagtaacattttaaaacaaaataacatgtGAGTGCATTGTTAGTCGTTTTTCATGACTaagttttgtattgaatatGTGCACGAAATTAGCACTTTACCTTCAATTTATAGTTCATTTTGTAGgaattatacatattttcatgtttagttaGATTTTATACAATAGATGCTCCcatttttgtgaattaatgttgaaattcaggctaaaagaagagaaggttcaagtagctggtgtctcgctaagcgaggcggATCCGCTTAGCGATTGACATCCGATAAGCGAGGCATACAGCTCTCTTAGCATGTTGGGAAACCCTATAAGAGGATCAGTCAGAGATGTGCTCGCCCAGCACGCTGCAAGCTCGCCCAGCGAGTAGgttgtctcttctcgcgcttagcgcgcctagctcgctaagccaaaattcacttactcttGCTTAGCGAGCCAGTcttgctaagcgagccttcagaaGATGAAACATCCAAGTAGGGGGGTCGAAAAACAAAGCCAAGGGAGAAGCTGAAGCGACAGAAATTGAGCCACCAAGAGAGTTTAGGTTAGAGGAGTGAGATTAGGGTTCTAGaggttgaaggagacatcctcaatcCTTCTTATCCATTTTCTTCCACTTAAACTCTGTTTTTCCTTGTATTGATAGTTCATTTCttttaatggaaggctaaaccttTTGGTTGGGAAGTTCTGTTGAACCCTTGATGTAATATTCTTTCACTAttgatttaatgttatttttctgTGTTCATTggttctatctatgcttatttttacaTGCTCGTGGCTTGATCActcatttgtatgtatagttaggatttttagcattaggaagtgctttaaagccttagaacttggtagagcaagctagaaaaaTGTATGTCTAGGAATCGAGTGCAGCGGTCTAGTTCATATTATGTTGTAGacttaatgcaactcttttaggctgagtttgttgagggatcaaggatgagctttaaagagagttaggctcattcactagagggatcttggtttgggtaatttctcagcataagaacactaggatagcattaaatagagaaaaacacataACAACATCAAGGAAAATTCAGTAGAATGATCCAACGCTTTTTACTTCTCAAACTTTGGATATTTAgtttgtatttaaatatattttagaacaAAAACCCAACTTGATATTTACTTAGCTTTCAGTTATACAAATGTTTGCTCACTGAATGCACAATTTCTAAGTGAAACAAATTCtctgtggatacgatactcaGTTTTACCGTTTTaatatactacttgtgtgaaTCGATACACTTGCCGAAgagcgaacaagtttttggtgtCGTTGCCGGGGAATTTTTTTCCACTTAGATAGTATAGTTCAGTTTGTaaacatttattctttattctttgattgattttgtgaatagttagttaggatttattttttctcttgactTGGTTAATTGTTGCTCTGTTAGTGCTTCTTGTATGCGAGGTAACTCTTCAGTAGGGAATTTAGCTCCATTAAATTTGGAGATAGAAGCTACTTGTAGGAGAAATAACacagagagaaggagaaaagcTTTGCAAGAAAGTATTGCACAACCAAGTTCAGAGGAAGCTCAATCATCTGAATCATCTTCAGCATTTCCAGACTTAAGAGAATCCGAAGTCCAAGCAGTTATTGGATGCTTCTGCTGgaggaaaaattaaattgaagactCTTGAAGAAGAAATGGAACTCATAGAGAACATGGCTGGTAGTGATCATGCTATTCTGCGTGATAGAACTCACGTACCCATAAAGAGAAGCCTATTAGAGCTTTCTTCACAAGATGCACTCTTGGCATAGAACAAGCTGCTAGCTAAGCAGCTAGAATCACTTACAGAAACACTTAGCAAGCTGCCAACACAGTTACAAGTGGCTCAGCCTTCCCATTCAATAGTTATGCAGGTTGGAGGTTGTAGTATATGTGGAGGAACGCATGAATCTGGTTGTTGCATACCCCTAGATGATGCTGCAAAAGAAGTGAATTACATGGGGAACCAAAACAGACAAGGATTCCATTCAGACGGTTTTTCAGGTTACTAGCAATGAGGGAATTTTAATTAGAATCAAGGGCATTGGAGGTCACATCCAGGGAACCAATTCAATAAAGATCAAGGAGGACCATCCAATAGGCCTCAGAATCAAGGGCCTAGCCTGTATGACAGGACAACCaagctggaggagactttggCTTAGTTTATGCAAGTTTCAATGTCCAATCACAAGAGCACAAAGTCAGCTATAAAGAACTTGGAGATTCTTGTGGGGCAGCTAGctaagcagatagctgacaatTCTTCTGGAGGTTTTGGGACCAATACTGAGAAAAATCCCAAGGAAGAATGCAAGGTTGTCATAACTAGAAGCAAGAGGGAGACCGTGGTGGAAGATGAAGGGAGGATTAGTGATGAGAAAGAGTTAGTAGctaaaggagaaaaagaaaaggaagaagattaGATGAGGGAGAAGAAAATAACTAatgaggagaaagaagaaaaagaaaaaaaatggaaaaaaagagaaaatgaggaAGAAAAGAAGACAAAGAGTGAGTTGGCCAGAGAAAAGAAGAATGAGGTTGTCTCATATACAGGGAAGGAAGCACCATACCCTTTGGTGCCGTCCAAGAAAGACAAGGAAAGGCACTTTGCtcgtttccttgatatcttcaagaaattggagataGCTATCCCTTTTGGAGAAGCCTTGCAacaaatgccactctactccaagTTTCTTAAAGATCTGCTGACTAAGAAGGGCAAATATATCCATAGTGATAATATTGTGGTGGAGGGAAACTACAATGCTATTATTCAAAGAATCCTTCCACTTAAATACAAGGATCCAGGGAGTGTTACAATCCCTTACTCTATTGGTGTAGTGTCAATTGGAAAAGCCCTCATTGACTTGGGGGCCAACATTAATTTGatgcctctctccatgtgcagaaggatTGGAGAGCTGGAAATCACGCCAACAAGAATGACATTACAACTGGCAGATCGGTCTATTACAAGGCCTTATGGCATGGTAGAAGATGTTTTGGTCAAAGCGCGGCAGTTTACTTTCCCTGCAGATTTCGTGATCATGGTTATTGAAGAGGATCCTGAAATTCCATTGATTTTGGGTCATCCCTTCATGCTAACCGCCAATTATGTGGTGGATATGGGGAAAGGTAACCTTGAAATGGGTATAGATGACCAGAAGGTCACATTTGACTTGTTTGATGTAGAAAAGCACTCACTTGACCAAAATATTTGCTCTAAGATggatgaaattgagaatgagatgGCTCAGATGGCGAGAGCCAAGATTGCACAAGACCCTTAAAGGTAacatgcgtcaagctaatgacattaaagaagcgcttactgggaggcaacccggtctttttctttgttttcttaatcATTGCTTTCTATACATCAGTGCATATAGTTAGGTTTCAACTTGTTTGTGATTGCTAGAGTAAGACATCAACATGCTTTGTATGATAAAAGGGTTGGCAAAAGCTTCTCTGAAGCTATGGATGAggaaataacttagaaaattctTCAGTCATCCACTCGCTCAGAGCGCCCTATGCGCTAAGCAAGTCATACTTCGTGCGCTAGGCGAGCCAACTCGTTAAGCGCAGCCCAGTGTCTCGCTAAGTGCGTCTGTGCGCTAAGCGCTTATTACTCTCTGCCTGGACCCCATGTTAATTGGGCTAAGTAGGTCATACCCGATAAGCCCAAATATCTCTCTGGAATGACATTGCGCTAAGCGAGACGATCTCGCTAAGTGTGACCCCACTACTACATCTTGAGGCATTTAATTCTCTAAGCCGACCACGTCCCACTTAGCGGAAGTTGTAGACCAATCAGAGCTGCAGAACTTGCTAAGCGCGCacctgtgcgctaagcccaaaacctTCTCGGATTTTCTAATTCTCGAATTGGGTTAAGCAAGTCTGTCCCGCTAAGCACATGAGTTTAAATCCTGAAAATTCAAACGTCACTGAGTGCTCACTTAGCAAGTCACTCGCGCTAAGCAAGACAGTCGAAACTGCAAAAAATAAGACATAACTGCCTTAGGCAGTTACTTTGTGCACAAAATTATAACTCCCATTTCATCATTGGCATTCACCTGCATTCTTGCACTGTGTATTTCATTCTCTGCTTCTTTTGCCCTCATCTCTACTCATTAACCGctacaatccaagtaagtaccTCTTACtctatctttttaatttcagtttttgAACCCTAGGGTAGAAGACAACTTTGTTTGCTCTGTGATTGTGATTTTCTGTTGATGTTGCTACTCATTGCTTAGTTGTTTGATCATAAGTAATGTAGGTTCATTTCATATGTTTTGCTTAGGTTTCCTATGCTTGAAAGTGGCTAGGAAGTTGAGGCTTCGAAGCCCCAATTTTTCTGGAAATTTTGATGCACTCGCTAAGTGAGTTCATCAA of Glycine soja cultivar W05 chromosome 1, ASM419377v2, whole genome shotgun sequence contains these proteins:
- the LOC114405600 gene encoding uncharacterized protein LOC114405600, which encodes MSNHKSTKSAIKNLEILVGQLAKQIADNSSGGFGTNTEKNPKEECKVVITRSKRETVVEDEGRIRKEAPYPLVPSKKDKERHFARFLDIFKKLEIAIPFGEALQQMPLYSKFLKDLLTKKGKYIHSDNIVVEGNYNAIIQRILPLKYKDPGSVTIPYSIGVVSIGKALIDLGANINLMPLSMCRRIGELEITPTRMTLQLADRSITRPYGMVEDVLVKARQFTFPADFVIMVIEEDPEIPLILGHPFMLTANYVVDMGKGNLEMGIDDQKVTFDLFDVEKHSLDQNICSKMDEIENEMAQMARAKIAQDP